One Catalinimonas alkaloidigena DNA window includes the following coding sequences:
- a CDS encoding LytR/AlgR family response regulator transcription factor: MKLLIVEDEAPAARRLQTLLSEVASSAEVVEVLDSVEGTVAWLKHPQHPPVDLLLFDIQLADGLSFEIFEQVPVPYPVIFTTAFDEYALRAFQVHSVDYLLKPVSAEALARSLEKFRQHYAAAPSFDVKALLQTLQTGAGQTTYKNRFLVKLGERLLSVSQEEIAYFTSEEKVVVLYTNTGRKYAIDYTLDDLEKFLDPNLFFRLNRQFMARVNALESIHTYFNGKLKVYLTPATDREVMVSRDKAPLFREWLDR; the protein is encoded by the coding sequence ATGAAACTGTTGATCGTCGAAGACGAGGCCCCGGCGGCCCGTCGCTTGCAAACGCTGCTGTCGGAAGTGGCGTCCTCGGCCGAAGTGGTGGAGGTGCTCGACAGCGTCGAGGGAACTGTAGCGTGGCTGAAGCATCCGCAGCATCCGCCAGTCGATCTGCTGTTGTTCGACATTCAGCTGGCCGACGGACTTTCGTTCGAGATTTTCGAACAGGTGCCGGTGCCTTATCCGGTGATTTTCACCACGGCCTTCGACGAATACGCCCTCCGCGCGTTTCAGGTCCACAGCGTCGACTACTTGCTCAAGCCCGTGTCGGCCGAAGCCTTGGCGCGGAGCCTGGAAAAGTTTCGGCAGCACTACGCCGCCGCGCCCTCGTTCGATGTGAAGGCGCTGTTGCAAACGTTGCAGACCGGGGCCGGGCAGACTACGTACAAAAATCGCTTCCTGGTCAAGCTGGGCGAGCGTCTGCTGTCGGTGAGTCAGGAGGAAATCGCCTACTTCACGTCCGAAGAAAAAGTGGTGGTGCTCTACACGAATACCGGCCGCAAATACGCCATCGACTACACCCTCGACGACCTGGAAAAGTTCCTGGACCCTAACCTCTTTTTCCGGCTGAACCGGCAGTTTATGGCCCGCGTCAATGCCCTGGAGAGCATTCACACTTACTTCAACGGCAAGCTGAAAGTTTACCTGACGCCCGCCACCGACCGCGAGGTGATGGTAAGTCGCGACAAAGCGCCGCTGTTCCGCGAATGGCTGGATCGGTAA